The Tripterygium wilfordii isolate XIE 37 chromosome 18, ASM1340144v1, whole genome shotgun sequence nucleotide sequence GAAGTTCTATCTTCTATGCTATGTTGGGTAATGGGCCTAAAATGGGCTCTAGCATTCTCTTGATAAGGACATCGGCAGTAACCACCAAGAGAATGCTACAGCCCATTACAAAAGGCCCAACTGTTGGAAACAGCGTCGAGTCTACGCGTTTTATCGGTAGCCGCGCCTCTTTCTTTTAGATAACTGAAATCGCGCTGCCGGGAAAAAGGGGGAAAACACAAATTCTGTGAATCTGATACGAGAAAGAAATCTCGGACTAGAATGGACCGCGGAAGCGACATGGAGAGAGACGAAGATGACTCGGTGAGCGAAATTCTACGGGATCGATTCAGGCTCTCAGCAGTCTCCATCGCTGAAGATGAAGGTTCGTTCCTTTATACTCCACGAATCTCTCTCTTTCGTTTATGATTAATGTTCAATTGTAAGATTCTTTATTCgattatcttagattttatcggTAATTTTCTCTGTTTCTGATTCCCTGAGCAGCAAAGAAAAACGGAATGGAGATATCTGAACCAATAGTGGCTTGCATTTCCGATTTGGCCTTTAAGTATTCAGGTAGAAAATTAAAAGCTCAATTCTCTATTGGGTTCTAAACCAATAGGATTTTGTCTTTGGGTGTTGTTTCACAATTGCATTCCCTTTGCACTACGACTTATGAATTGGATTGATAATAACCTGATTCAGTGCTTTCTTGATGATGAGATTCTGTATTTGGTATGTAGGATTTGACTATGTTGAACCACTAACTAAAGCTTCAGACTGATGCCTTAACTGTATACATGAGCCACCTAACTAATTGGCATATCGTTTGGTTGAATCATTGTTATGCTCTTCACCTAAGTTTTGGAGTTTAGTCACTGCCACAGTGTTGGATGTAGTCGCTGCAAAGCTAGTTTGTCAATTTGAAGTTTAAATTAGAAAGATAAAATTTGAGTTAATGAAATGGATTCCATTTCTGAATACAGAACTGTTGGCTAAGGACCTTGAACTTTTTGCGCAGCATGGTGGTCGTAAGACTGTGAACATGGAAGATGTCATTCTTACAGGTAAGTGTTTTTGAGTtctttagttttttctttttaggcGCACTAAGTTTGAGTTTGATGTCTAGTTCTCTGTTTTTGTTGATTGCATTATTAATGGGTCTTTCCCATATCCTGAAATGGAGAGGGATAGAATGATAGATAACCTTTACTTTTAAATTAAACAACATTCCTGCTTTAGTTCTTTTTGATGCATTAGCATTGGTTCTCTTGTATTTCAGCCCGTAGAAATGAACACCTAACTACCATATTGAGATCCTTTTGTGACGATCTGAAAGCAAAAGAACCACAACATGAGAGAAAGCGGAAGAAATCATCGAAAAAGGATGAAAATGCTGATGGCGTGGTGCATATTCCAGATTTTTAAAAGGCAGCCATAGAACTATAATCAACCGCACATCAAGTTGACATAGAGTCCTGTTTCTATGTTAATTAATAGCATCCCATTGAAGGACGGTGCATCTGTCTTTGAGCTACCGAGGTTCCAGGGGATATGAAGTACAGCTCCTGTGCCATGTAAGTTCTTTTTCTAATCCAGATTACATAATCAAGATCGGTCCGAGATAGATGTCACTTCTGATTCTATTGCTGCTTTATATATTATTCTAATTTTGTATAGGACTTTTTACTGAAGTCATTAATGTTGGCTAGTAGTTGAGAACTTTAGATGTGAGCCTTTTGTCAATGATCAGTTGATTCAGTTCCTTGACTCAGACCACATGGCCCATTCAAAGTCATGGGTGGGTAGATGGAAAATGACTGGTTCTCAAGGACAGAAAGTATGACTAGTTCATTGGTGCTGAGTTTTCTATATTTATAAGCAAGTAACACGGAATCTGAAAGGGAACACATAGGCTTTTGTTTTTGAGTTTATT carries:
- the LOC119984083 gene encoding protein MHF1 homolog; its protein translation is MDRGSDMERDEDDSVSEILRDRFRLSAVSIAEDEAKKNGMEISEPIVACISDLAFKYSELLAKDLELFAQHGGRKTVNMEDVILTARRNEHLTTILRSFCDDLKAKEPQHERKRKKSSKKDENADGVVHIPDF